From Equus przewalskii isolate Varuska chromosome 2, EquPr2, whole genome shotgun sequence:
GAGGCTGCGGGTCTCAGAGGTGGTCAGCTGCTGGAATGGGAAGCTGGGTCTCACCAGCTCTTCTTGTTTCCCCAGATCCTGCTCACACCGGGGCTGCCTCAGTGCTTACAGCCTGAGGCGCTGGTCCATCCGGCACAGGCGCTGCTCCCCATCTCTGATGCCACTAAAAATGCTGGCAGTGCCGGGTAGACAGTTCTTGGTCTGACCCCTCTTGCTGTGACAGGCAGCAACATTACTCAACTAGCAGATCCTTGTAAAGCACCAAATGTGAGCTCTCTCCATGGCTGTGTGGAAGATGGTCCCCCAGGAGCCTCCGTTAAAGCCTTCCATTTCCGCCAGGCTTGAGAGCTTCAAAGGTACCGACGCTTGCTTTGGCGAGGCCCCCCCGGCCGCCCCGCGCCCTCAAACCCCGTCTCAGACAGGCACTCAGCCCAGAATCCAAGTCTGCACGTCCACTGGGGTAAAGGGGTGCTGGGGAGTGGTTGGGCTGTGCAACTGTCTCCCATCTGACACACACAGGACATTTGGTCTTTTTCAACTCAATCCTAGTCCAAGCcgggagtggaaggagagagaggactaCATTTCAAGCAGTTTATTGAGATGGGGAAAATACGACGCAGGAGGCAGGTGAAGACGGCATGTGAAGATAGCTGGGCCCTAAGTCGTTTGGTGGCCACGTCACCAGCTCCCACACCTGACTCCTGTGGGCACATCTctcccccaaagtcccccacCCCTGGTACAGAAGCCTCTGAAGGaaggtgaaagaaaaaacaaaaaagacgtGGTACCTGACGCCCACCGGTAAAAGCAGGACCCCGGAGgcatttattgaaaatacaacattaaaaacaCACCATCTATGGCCAGGCGTTGTGGTTACAGCGAGCAGAGGGTCACTAGACAATCATCCACAGTTCTACTACACAACCAGAGAAGACGAGACACTCGGCAACAGTCCCAGGGACACAGCTCCTCCCAGGGCGGGGCGTCGAGGCGGTTTGCTCCTGGGCAAGTGTGGGAGGAGCTACTCAGCCCAGGGTGGGGACCCCAGACCTGGAGGGAGAAGACAGTGACATGGACCTCCCTCACGTCTCGGGATGGTCACCCCAACCCCAGATGGTCTGACCATCGTCCCCAGCGGAGGGGAGAGGTCCCTGGCAGGGGTGACACATTCTGAGTTAATAAGCCATGATCCCAGTGGTACCTGCACTTCCTCATTGTTGCCAGTAACATCAGAAGGTGCTGGACTATGCTCCAAGTAATGAAACTTTAAAGGACAgaggataattttaaaaagtcacacatAACTCCACAAAGGCCAGGACGCCTTCCTCCGATTGAGGTTCAGCTCAAGATGGGTGTCTTTCTAAGCCCGCTAGAGGGCAAGAAAGACATCTGCGCAGCAGGGGCTCCTGGCCAGCAAGAGAGCTGGTtatggttattataaataatttaacttaaatacacacatacacacagatgtcTGGTTTCTACTCAATGCCAAGAAAAGCAGTAATTAGCATCGCACTGTCAGTTTCCTTGAGAATAGGAGATTCTAGATACAAGGGCATGCACAGCCAACAGACTACTGGTTCTCCACCCGGTACCtgcgcctcccctcccctcttagGCAGGCTGCCTGGGGCCGGAGGGACAGGCAGAGCCCCCTACCCTGCACACAGACAGGCCAGTGGGCCTTGCTCCTGGCTCAGACACCACGCCCCCATCTTCCAAATGGTTGTCCACCTCACCCTCCACACAGAACCAGCTGAGCCTGCACAGCTAAGTGGGGGCAGCTCCTGACCCATCCGGGCTCTCCATACACAGATGCAAGCGGGCACAGGCTGCCACCCAATCACTCAGGCAAGTGGGTGACAATGGGACTCAGGCATGACGCTCGAGCTCTCTAGGGGGCGCTATAAGGGGCCTGACCAGGGCAGTCGCTCACCTGCCCCTTCAGGCCCAGTTAGCTGGTGGCCCCTTGCTGAATGTGACCCTCACAAACTTGTAATCTGCTTTTGCCTTCCCTGGGCTCTGACATGCAGAGTGGAGTGGAGGTGCTGGCATACTCGGGCCACACCTGCAGGGGGATTTATGCTCAGACTGAAGAGTGGCAGACACACAGGCCCTGGAAGGAGTGTGAGGCCCACTCTGGGGTCATCAGAATGCAAGACGCCAGGTAAGGAACAGCCTTGGTCCACTGTCCTGACATGACCCTTGGAGGCAGCCCCTAGGCTGAGAACTTCCTCTGCATGTGGAAGGCACCTCAGTTTCCAGAGCGGGTCCACACTGAGGTCAGCAGTCAAGGGCCCTGGAGAGGGGTCCacctctcatttcacagatggtaAACTGAGGCTGGGGCCTGGCCAGAACCACACAGCTAAGGAGTGGTAGGGCTGTGACATgcaccagcccctcccctggaGTGGTGACtctgggaggaggcagccctgTGTGGGGCTCTGGGTCAGCACTGTCCCTCCCCTCCAGGTGAcccaaggagagagaggctgatGCCCAGTGGGCTCTGTGGCTGCCCCACAGGGAAGTGGAAAGCAGGAGCCTTGGCACCCTCCATGAGGGGCTCCAGGGACCAGGAGGGGAGTAACAATGGCCAGGCCAGAGAGGAATAAGGTGACAAATGACCTGGGGTCACGATGGGCCTGTGCATCCCTGGGGCCCCTTACTCAGTGCTAACCTTGGGCAGTTAGCACTTTTCCCAGGCATCATATGGCAGtgagaggaggaaactggggacCTCCTGggcatggggggcgggggggggggggtgccaaCAAGAGCAGTTCAGGCCCTACAATACCAGCTCGTCAGGGCAACCTTGGCCCAGGGAGCCTGAATGCCAGCCGAGGGGGCAGGTGAAGGGCTCAGCCACAAGGGTCAGGGTCTTGCCTttccagggcagagctggggcttccCAGGAGAATGGGCAGAGCATGCACACCCTGGTTCTCTCTGGCTCATAGTAAGGCCCACAAATGAATAAGGAAAGACTATTTGggaccccctccacccccaggcaaGCTTCCATACCAGCCTGGCTGTTAAGAAGGAACTTGCTGACCACAGGGGAAGCAGGACTTTTCTAGCGGACGTCCACCTTGAGAAGGGCCTCACCCCACAAACTCTTCATCAAGGCCAGTCTGGGCCCAAGAATTGTACTCTCCATTcccagggaaggaggctgagggaTAACAGGGTCTCTGGAGCAGGGAAACGAGTAGTGGACCCAGGGGGGCAACCCTGCCTTCCTTTTGGTTCCACCATCTCTGGCAGCACTGGCCAGGCAATGGGCAGGACCAAGAGGAAAGACCAGAGAAGTGATGTGGGGACAAGGTGGGGGGCTCTGCTCTGGCCCCTGCTCAGCAGCACCTGCCGTGCTAAGCAGCCCAAGTGGTCAGGCCATGCAGCAAGGGCCCAGTATGCAGCCACTGTCACCAGCATGTGCCAGGGGCTCAGAGATGGGGCAAAGTGGGAGAGGAAACAGGCCCACAACCCTCATCCAAGGGTGTCAGAGGCAGGTGTGTGGGTGCCGTGGGTGTTCCAGTCTCGGGGCACGTGCGGGTCTTTGGCCAGCGGTGACACGAGTGGTGAGGAGCTGCAGGGCGCTCAGGGAGTGCCTCGGGCTCGGGGATGGCTTGGTGGcatgggagaagaaaggagggcagGCCCGAGTCCCTAGGGAAGTGGACGGGCTGGGTCAGGCCCAGGGGCTCTaggagggtgggggcagaagTGAGGAGGGTAAGAAAGATGCCAGACAGAGGGACCCTGCTCCAGGTGGGGGGCAAAGCTCTGGGCCTGTCCATCCGTCTGTCCTCCCCCCGCAGTCACTGCTGCTTCTCTGACCTTCGGGGCCGGAACCTCCGTGGGCCTGTCGCCTTCCTTGTGGCCACGGCTGCCGTGAAGCCCACCAGGCAGCACAGGGACGTGGTGCTGAACTTGACTGTGTCCAGCCAGCTGGGCGAGGTAGCCTGCAGGTACTGCTCAGCGAGGTGCAGCCCTAGCAGCAGGGCCCACAGGCAGGTGGAGAAGGCGTCGATCCTCCGGAGCCTGTGAGGGGGGAatgggggcaggggtgagggccCATCCCAGCAGGACAAGACCCCCCACCCCTTCTGccacttcctgcctccttcaTCCACCTCGGCCCCGCTCAGGGGACAGAATCCAGAGCCAAGAGGATAGCACCGGCCTCAGAATCCTGCTGCCAACACTTACATGCTGCCCCACTCTGAATAGGTGTTTCTCCTAAGCGTCAGTGTTCTAGCCCATAAAACAGGGCTAAGAAACCTCCTTTAGTCACTGTGGGATAACAGGGACACCACTCGGTACAGGTGCAACTGCCCAGGGAGGGAAAGCAAGGGCCCCAGGGCACCCCACCTGACCCTCCTACAacccggggcggggggggtggtTATCATCCCCCTGACTGTGCAGACGAGGAGCCTGAGCGGGCGAAGTGAGGCGACTGGGTCCCAGCAGCCCCAGCACACAACAATGAGTGGTGGGCCGGCTGAGCACCGCTGCCCCCTCTAAGGCAGGTCatttgccttcctctctcccaccagACTCCCAGCCACTGGAAAAGAGGGACTGCATCTTGCTCCAGCTACACTGTGGAGCTCAGCCCAAGGCTGTGGGCCCTGCAGGGCCTCTTGGCTCCAGCCCTGAGCACTTCCTCCCACTGAACCCTGTCCTGCCCGGCGACACACACACCTGATACGGCCGGCCAGCAGCATGGCCAGCAGGCAGGTGAGCAGACCCAGCGCCACGACGCCCATCTGGTGGCTCTGCCCAAATGCCCAGGCCTCGTGCAGCTTCTCTGCCGTGTGCTCTGGCAGCAGGCCCAGCAGCTGCCGCCagccctcagacccaggggtggTGCCGTTGTCAGGTGTGGCCGAGCCATTGCCACCAGGTGGCAGGGCCGGGGGCAGGGGGGACTCTGGGGCAAAAGGGTTGCTGGTGCCATACAGTGTGGTGGTCAGCAGAAAGGTGCAGGCCAGGAAGGCGAGGGCACGGAGCACGATGACCTGGACCGGGGCCTTCACCGCAGACGAGCAAAAGCTCTGAGGAAGGAGATACTGGTCAGTGAGACAGCCAGAGCCACCAACAGCCATTCCCACAGTGCCCACTCTGTGCAGAGGGGTCTGGCCAGGGCCCCAGAGCCCTTGCTCAAGAATCCCCCCAGGTCCTGAAGAGCAGAGATGCTGTCTTTACTGGGTTCTAAATTCTGACGCATTTTCAGCCTTGTTTCTGGTTTATCACTGTCCCCCACTGAGGTGTGCCATTTCTGGCCCTTCACTCCTGTGAGAGTTACTGTGTGGGGAGGGGTACTGCTCTgccatgttcttttttcttcttcttcttctccccaaaaccccccagtacatagttgcatattccacttgcaggtccttccagctctgctatgtgggatgccacctcagcatggcttgatgagcagtgccaggtccgtgcccaggatcagaactggcgaaaccccaggcagctgaagtggagtgaaCAAACTTAAtgactcagccatggggctggcctctctgtcacattctttaaagaaatccTTTTGAGGGCCAGGCctagtggccgagtggttaagtttggcacactcctctttggtggcctgggttcggttcccaggcatggatctacaccggTCTGTTGgtgaccatgctgtgctggcggcccacatactaaaaagtagagaaagactggcacagatgttacctcagggcaaatcttcctcagcaaaaaaagagaaagaaagaaatccttttGATATTATGGTGACATActctttaaaataagttttttaaacCTTCTGTCAAATTCTGATCAAAAATTCctattgtgggggctggccccgtggtcgagcggttaagctcacgcactctgcttcagcagcccagggtttcgtcggttcggatcttgggtgcagacatggcactgttcatcaggctgTGCtaaggaggcatcccacatgccacaactagaaggacccacaactagaatatacaactatgtactggggggctgtggggaaaaaaaggaaaaaaaatcttaaaaaaaaaattcctattgtGATTTTAACTGGAATTGCAATAAACATATAGATAACTGGccaaaattaagttaaaaaataccGCAATAAGTTGCTCAGTCTAGGGACACAGTGGTAAGCAGGAAAACCAAAGGTCAGAGAGTCCTGCTGTGCAAACATGGACGTGTGGGCCAGTGGTGTGGCCATGTGGTCATGGGCCCAGCTGGAGACTAGAAATCACACACCAACTGGACACAGGGCACACGTGGGGACCCGAGGGGTGGGAATTTCTTTGGGGGgatgttttttccttctgaatcCACTTCCTACTGTATCATATTTTTTTAACCAGATAATCCCATTAGTTGAGTACAGTGATAAAAACTAATGATAGTTTTAGCCAGACtggtcctgggttcaaatcctggtacCACAACACCCCAGGTGTGTGGCTCtctgcaaattatttaacctctgagAGTTTAGTGCCCACAGCTATAAATGGGAGTCGCAGCTCCTAAGAGCGCAGCCACCACCAAGCGTGCTCTGAGTCTGAACACAAGTGTCGGGTCACTGCCCAGATGCAGCAGGGCAACTCAACCCCTGCTCAAGTATGCCAGCAGCAAACGCATCACGACCCTGACCTAGTCTTCTCGGGATACCTACTGTGGCTGGTGACACAAAGGGGTCTGGGGACAGGGTAGGAATGTGGGCCCGCTAGAAGGTAGCTGCCCCAGGAAAAAGGGTCCCAGCTCTGAAGAGCTGCCCTCCTGTCTGGGGCCCAGCCCTCTGTGAGGGATTCCTGCACAAACTCGAGACTGGGAGGCCTCGCTCAGACCTGTGTGTGGGTCTGGTCCACCTCCCGGCGCTGGAACTGGTGGCTGAGCAGCAGGGCGCGCAGCTGGCGGTTCTGGTGCTTGATATAGTACTCGACAGCGGCCTGGCATGGCCGGCACAGCTTGTACATCTGCTCCAGGTGGTGCCGATACACCTCGATCTCCTCATCGTACCTGCCCTGCAGAGGGGTGGGCAGAGGCTCAGGGTCCTCTGGGGGCAAATGAGGCTGCCCATCTAGTGAGGCGAATCTAGGTTCACTTACAAGTGGGGTGACCACAGGCACGTTGTCCCCACTCTGAACCTGCCTCCCCTGCTGCCCAACAGGACAAACAGCTCACTGCATATGGTAACGTCAGCTGTAAGGACTGGCCCAGATCCTGGGATACGGCAGGGGCCCACAGGTGATGGCAGATAGTCTAGCCAAGTTCTGTTGTTCCACAGGATGCACCTGGAGGCCTGGAGCTTGGGACAGGGTCCTTGCTGCAGGCCCTGCTCCTGGACTCCAGAGCTCTAGGAAGGCAGGCGTGCCCCAGGAGAAGGGGGCTCTCGGCTGACACTACCTAGACTTGAGCAGATGGACAACCCAGAGGCAGGGCCTGGCCCTCGTGGGGGCTGAAGGGTTCTTGGGGCTTCGGGAAGAGCCCAGAAGATTTGAGTCCCACCTCTCCTTCCCCGCAGATGCAGCAAAGCACCTCTCCCTCCCCGTCTCCAGGGGGCCAAACATTTCAGCCGCAGCGGCTAGGAGGGATATCAGCTTGATCTCCTTTTGTTGGGACCAAACATGCAGAAAAGCCGCCCTGCTTGCTGAGTCACACATGCCTTCCCTTCTGCAGATTCCCCATCTCTCCACGCCTGGCCCTCACTCACctgttctccctccctccctcccaggctggaCTTGGGGAAAGCTGGCATCTCAGGCCTCAGCTGGGATCTGCTCCTGAGGTCACAGGACCCCTGGACTGGGCagggtctgggggtggggtggacagGCAGGATTAGCTAGATAACAAGGCTGCTGGGTTCCACGGCGGGCCCAGGGGAGGTGAACTCCGAACGGCAAGGCTCTCAGCAGTGCctatcttccttcttctcccagaaGCCGAGAACATCCTCCACCGACTCCAGAGCCAAGCGCCCAGCCAGCCGGTGGGCAAGACTAACTCAGAGGGACATGGAGAGGATGGGTCTCACAGGGGCCCAGGTGGAGCCCAAGGATCCTAGCTCCCCCTGCTCAGGGGCAAACCCCTCTGGACTAGCAGGAACTAGGGTTCTCAGGATATTTCCAGGCTTGGAGCCCAAACAACAGAGACCTTGAGACAGAAGGAGAGCGAGAAGCAAGGCTCCAACTGAGATGGAAGAAATAACACACTTGGAATGTGGGCCCAGCATAGGGTCAGGGTGAGGAGGGGGCCCAGCGGGCACTCAGGACAGAAAAGCCACCGTCTGGGAGAGCCCGGCTCACGCCTCCCCCTCAGCTGCTCTAAAGcaccctcagccccctccccgtccccttccctgtcccagcctcACCTCGTCCCGCGGGGCGAAGGCCGCCAGCTGCTTGATCTTGGTGGTCTGGTGGTGGCTGCACCGCCTACACAGCAGCACCTGGCTGCTCACCCACTGCTGGGGCTGTGGAGGGGTGCGGGCGCTGGGCGCACTGCTCACAACGTGGTTCAGGTGCTCCATGTACTGGGCAGGGATCGGCTTGTTGTAGTCGCCGTTCTGGGGGAGGACAGGGACCAAAGTCAGTGGGGAGCCCCAACCCAACAGTGAGAGGGCCCTGTGTGGCGAAGCTCCAGGAAGTGGTGGCGGATGTCAAaccttccccttctttcttacaTGGAACAGCAGCTTTTCTTCCAAAGAAACTTCACATGGAACCCAAGAGGCAAGACGCTGGCAAGAGCGCAGCCAGCCAGGCTGGAGCTCGCCTCCCACCCACATGCCTCTCCCAGCATCATTCCTGAGAACCCTATAGCACTGGGGAACTCAGTCTGCAAAGTGTGGTCTGCccaggggtctgcaaactacggctggtgggcagggctgtgtttgtgaacaaagttttcttggacCATAGCCACACGAATTCGTCTACCTACTGTCTATGGTGGCTCAGCAGGGCTgtgtagttgtgacagagaccatacggcttgcaaagcctaaaatacttattCTGTGGCTCTTTGCAGAAAGCCTGCCCACCCCTGGGCTAGGGCAATGAACAGAATGAGCTTCAGAGCCAGAGAGATCTGGGTTTGAACTCCAAATCTGCCAGTCTTAGcggtgtgactttggacaagtcacctcGACTTCCTGAGTCTGTTTCCCTATCCTCAAAGGAGGGGTGCAGGGCCAGGGCTGTGGTGAGGGGCCCTGGGACAGGGGACAGGACAAGGCTGTGGCCTCACGGTCCCCATGTGCCCGCCAGTGGCCCCGCACCTCCTGGAAGCCGTTGTACTGTTCACAGTGGGGGCAGTCCCAGCAGTTGCGGTTCCCGTAGGGCACCACGGTGTCCTGGTTGCAGAACCAGCAGTTGACGATGGTGTGCGTTGGCTGCCTCCTGTGGACGAGGAAAGAGTGCAGTCAGCCGGAAGACCTCTGCCACCCAAGCAACGGGAGACCAGGGAAAGGGTGTGGGAAgcaggctggggcaggcaggaggaCAAGGACCTGACAGGACATTCTGCATCCAGTGGGAAGACCAAGCAAGGAGGCCACGCTGGCTCGCGCCTCTCTTCAGCTCTCCAGGCAAAGCCTCCCCCCCAGGGGAAGCCACTGGAGACTCACCAGAACTCTTGGCTCCAGCGTGTCCACACAGGGAcccagggcccccagcccccCGTGTCCTGGGGCTCAGGCATGGGGACAACAGAGGTCAAGGCTGGTCAGGCCACGGGGCCGACAGTGACCAGGCTCCAGGACTGCCTGCCCTTCTGGAGAGGCCTGTTCCCAGGCTGTGGAAACAGTGCTCCTTGGGGAGTTTCCCAGCAAAGGAGCCTCCTGCGCTTCACAGAAGAAAAGTCCCCAGGAGTGAGGGCCGAGGAGGCGGAGGGGCGGGGACTAGAGACAGCTGCTCAGCCTGGGGCCAACTTGCTCTGGTGGAGGGGACAGGGCAGGCAGGGCACAGCGGCCCTTGCTGGCCACACGTGCGGTGACAGGTGGAGTCTGCAGGATAATCCCAGTGCAGACACTGGGGGATCTCTGCTCTGGGCCCCTCTACCCACCTCACCGGCTATGGAGAGTGGGGGCGGTGTGTGCAGCAACTGTTCAACAAAGCCCTCCAGTCCCAGGAATCTAGCAACAATGTGGGCAACGGGTGGCAGCTGCCTGAGCCCTGGGATCCTGGCCTCACCGCTCctgtccctctgccttcccccagAGGCCACTCTAGCGCTGGGGGAGCCACCTGGGCCGCTGCTGGAGTGGGCAACCACAACACACACAGACGGCCCTCCTGTCCACAGCGCAACACAGCTCCAAGCTTCCGGGAGCCAGAGTCCCGGCTCCACCACTTCTCGCTGTGGGCCCCAGGAAgttcctcctctctgccttggCTGCATCTGCCAAGTGGGAGCCATCATAGCACGCACGGCATCCATACGTTACAAGGATCCAATGACGTAAGACTTGCAACGAAAAAGGCCAGCTCTGTCACTAGCCTGTCCTCAGGCTTGCCAGGGGCCTGGAAGGAAGGCTGGTCCCTGGGAAACAGAGCCCCTGCTCCTGACACTGCAGCCGCCTCCCGGCCTTGCCCCTCTACCATGTACAACTGACCACGGGCAGGTTAAGAGAGTTCTCCAAGCCCCAGTCTTATTACCTGTCAACTGGGGACCAGAACATGTCAAGTGTGGGAAGTATTTAATAGTTCCCAGCCCAAATGCCCCATAAACGGTAGTTatgtggggagggtggagagagttTGCAGCTCAGGGAAACGCCCCCCAGCTCCCGTCACAAACCCCTCAACCCAATTCTCACCGGAGCCAGAGGAGCTGGACAGAGGAGATGGAACTGGGCCCTGCAGGGAAGAGTTCCAGAGTCCACTGAGGGCACCCTGGATCGCTCCCAGCAGCCGCAGCCCCACAGCAGGCCAAAGCCCTCACAATGGACAACAAGGGATGGCCACATCTTATCAAGAGCGCGGAGCCAGAGGGCAGGGCACTGGGCAGCTCAGCACCAGCCACGGGAGTGGCCTTCAGGGAGAGTCATTCCCTCTTGGAACCTCCGCTTCATTTGTCCATCTGATGACTGGGGATAATCCCTGGCCCAGAGAAGCTGCTGAGAGGATCCAACGAGTTTAGGGAGGCGCTCTGCCTGGCAGGGTCAGTGCTCGGCACTCAGACAGTTTCACCGGGCATCGCGCAGAGAACGGTGGAGGCGGCGCGGCAGCCCCGGCTGGAGGGGTAGCCTCCACTCTGCCGAGTGCACTCGGCATTCCTGGCAATTAAGCACTTGGCTTTCTCTTTGTTAATTTGTACCCACTTTACAGGTGTCTCTGTAATTGTGCATGAGGGCGTGTCCTAATGGCTGATGATGCAGGCCGCAGGCCTGCCAAACCTCTCATCTGCCCCCCTGGGCCCCTCCAGTCTCGTGGAAGGACCCCTCAGCCTTTGCACCCTAGAACCCCACACTCAGCCTCTGGAGAGGAACCAGGCAGATCAGCTGGCAGCCTATGAAtaaagagagacagggaaggggaTAAAGAGGCAGGGATAAGGAGGCCGGCACTGGGACTGATAACTGGTGAGCGTGAGCTACGGCTCTGGTCCAGGGCACCAGCCACaaagcccctcccaccccagggagTCATCATTTCCACTCTCAATCT
This genomic window contains:
- the TMEM201 gene encoding transmembrane protein 201 isoform X1; amino-acid sequence: MEGVSALLARCPTAGLAGGLGVTACAAAGVLLYRIARRRQPTHTIVNCWFCNQDTVVPYGNRNCWDCPHCEQYNGFQENGDYNKPIPAQYMEHLNHVVSSAPSARTPPQPQQWVSSQVLLCRRCSHHQTTKIKQLAAFAPRDEGRYDEEIEVYRHHLEQMYKLCRPCQAAVEYYIKHQNRQLRALLLSHQFQRREVDQTHTQSFCSSAVKAPVQVIVLRALAFLACTFLLTTTLYGTSNPFAPESPLPPALPPGGNGSATPDNGTTPGSEGWRQLLGLLPEHTAEKLHEAWAFGQSHQMGVVALGLLTCLLAMLLAGRIRLRRIDAFSTCLWALLLGLHLAEQYLQATSPSWLDTVKFSTTSLCCLVGFTAAVATRKATGPRRFRPRRYFPGDSAGLFPTSPSLAIPCPSVAGSSPSLFIPTPPGFLPLANQQLFRSPRRASPSSLPGRLSRALSLGTIPPLTRADSGYLFSGSRPPSQVSRSGEVPVSDYFSLLSGSCLSSPLPSPAPSVAGSVASSSGSLRHRRPLISPARLNLKGQKLLLFPSPPGEAPNTPSSSDEHSPHNGSLFTLEPPQAPQRQPARDRKHTVDTSSMPERGSPCSSHSIKREDDSSQSSTCMVDTTTRGCTEEAAAWRGLFGPSLVRGLLAVSLAANALFTSAYLYQSLR
- the TMEM201 gene encoding transmembrane protein 201 isoform X2 → MEGVSALLARCPTAGLAGGLGVTACAAAGVLLYRIARRRQPTHTIVNCWFCNQDTVVPYGNRNCWDCPHCEQYNGFQENGDYNKPIPAQYMEHLNHVVSSAPSARTPPQPQQWVSSQVLLCRRCSHHQTTKIKQLAAFAPRDEGRYDEEIEVYRHHLEQMYKLCRPCQAAVEYYIKHQNRQLRALLLSHQFQRREVDQTHTQSFCSSAVKAPVQVIVLRALAFLACTFLLTTTLYGTSNPFAPESPLPPALPPGGNGSATPDNGTTPGSEGWRQLLGLLPEHTAEKLHEAWAFGQSHQMGVVALGLLTCLLAMLLAGRIRLRRIDAFSTCLWALLLGLHLAEQYLQATSPSWLDTVKFSTTSLCCLVGFTAAVATRKATGPRRFRPRRYFPGDSAGLFPTSPSLAIPCPSVAGSSPSLFIPTPPGFLPLANQQLFRSPRRASPSSLPGRLSRALSLGTIPPLTRADSGYLFSGSRPPSQVSRSGEVPVSDYFSLLSGSCLSSPLPSPAPSVAGSVASSSGSLRHRRPLISPARLNLKGQKLLLFPSPPGEAPNTPSSSDEHSPHNGSLFTLEPPQAPQRQPARDRKHTVDTSSMPERGSPCSSHSIKREDDSSQSSTCMVDTTTRGCTEEAAAWRGLRPEVSSAPPWSGASWL
- the TMEM201 gene encoding transmembrane protein 201 isoform X3, which encodes MEHLNHVVSSAPSARTPPQPQQWVSSQVLLCRRCSHHQTTKIKQLAAFAPRDEGRYDEEIEVYRHHLEQMYKLCRPCQAAVEYYIKHQNRQLRALLLSHQFQRREVDQTHTQSFCSSAVKAPVQVIVLRALAFLACTFLLTTTLYGTSNPFAPESPLPPALPPGGNGSATPDNGTTPGSEGWRQLLGLLPEHTAEKLHEAWAFGQSHQMGVVALGLLTCLLAMLLAGRIRLRRIDAFSTCLWALLLGLHLAEQYLQATSPSWLDTVKFSTTSLCCLVGFTAAVATRKATGPRRFRPRRYFPGDSAGLFPTSPSLAIPCPSVAGSSPSLFIPTPPGFLPLANQQLFRSPRRASPSSLPGRLSRALSLGTIPPLTRADSGYLFSGSRPPSQVSRSGEVPVSDYFSLLSGSCLSSPLPSPAPSVAGSVASSSGSLRHRRPLISPARLNLKGQKLLLFPSPPGEAPNTPSSSDEHSPHNGSLFTLEPPQAPQRQPARDRKHTVDTSSMPERGSPCSSHSIKREDDSSQSSTCMVDTTTRGCTEEAAAWRGLFGPSLVRGLLAVSLAANALFTSAYLYQSLR